One window from the genome of Pyrobaculum ferrireducens encodes:
- a CDS encoding CBS domain-containing protein codes for MSSLSDSVYNVLKALVELYNKEGGPVKSRDIANSLKIHEGYVRNMLSILKSMGLVISKAGPHGGYIPTSKAADVLSRQTFSVPIVSVGNVIGYALDITVIGLLSEKPHASMRVVGDLSNYLEREVRVGPLPSGVVLIGKIIKADIEALVEITSIVSVPRTTVRNIMTPNPVVAKVDDQVETYIKYFVEKRFRGIPVIDDNRRPIGLLMASKVMELLSRCELKARVGDVMMRDPPTIQEDEDVHEAIRLMVSSGIGRLLVVDSEDRLVGIITRTDVLTRIATIEQLV; via the coding sequence ATGTCTAGCCTTTCAGACTCTGTATACAATGTGCTAAAGGCATTAGTAGAGTTGTACAACAAAGAGGGAGGACCCGTTAAGTCTAGAGATATTGCAAATTCTTTGAAGATACACGAGGGGTATGTACGTAACATGTTATCTATCTTAAAGTCTATGGGGCTGGTTATTAGCAAAGCAGGTCCACACGGGGGTTACATACCAACGTCAAAAGCGGCTGATGTGCTGTCGCGCCAGACGTTCTCAGTGCCGATTGTTTCAGTTGGCAATGTAATAGGCTACGCTCTTGATATAACTGTGATAGGCCTACTCTCTGAGAAGCCCCACGCGTCGATGAGGGTCGTGGGCGATCTCAGCAACTACCTAGAGAGAGAGGTGCGGGTAGGCCCCCTCCCAAGCGGCGTCGTTCTCATAGGCAAGATCATCAAGGCTGATATCGAGGCGTTGGTTGAAATCACCTCAATAGTGTCGGTGCCGAGGACCACGGTTAGGAACATAATGACGCCTAACCCCGTAGTGGCTAAGGTCGACGACCAAGTGGAGACATACATAAAGTACTTTGTCGAGAAGAGGTTTAGAGGGATACCGGTGATTGACGACAATAGGAGGCCTATTGGCCTCTTAATGGCTTCAAAGGTCATGGAGTTGCTATCCCGTTGCGAGTTGAAGGCGAGGGTTGGAGACGTAATGATGCGCGACCCTCCTACAATACAGGAGGATGAGGACGTGCATGAGGCTATTAGGTTAATGGTCTCCAGCGGAATCGGCAGGTTACTGGTTGTGGATTCGGAGGATCGGTTGGTGGGGATAATCACTAGGACCGATGTCTTGACTAGAATCGCAACCATTGAACAACTCGTTTGA
- a CDS encoding PfkB family carbohydrate kinase yields MEITVAGNPTVDIIVTDRGVTKRLGGPIYYASLVFGALGAKARAVGVASSDLLGEIERLLRSLGVEPQLEVADVTTTFELDYRTKPRKVRLVAKPSRGIARVSGDVVILSPVYDELTGTEVKGGKVVVDLQGYIRSSTPPPRADLVHLSHDDMQIATEELVKMGERWPVVVYTLGEEGAYIVERGVLYYINSARLEISDVTGSGDVFLAALTYYHYVKNLGVVEAACEASKIVAGFLATRKIVKYNFECVKRVVQWLRF; encoded by the coding sequence ATGGAAATCACGGTGGCTGGCAATCCCACAGTGGACATCATTGTCACAGATAGGGGAGTCACCAAACGCCTTGGAGGCCCCATATACTACGCCTCGCTGGTATTCGGCGCACTGGGGGCGAAGGCCCGGGCGGTCGGCGTAGCCTCCAGCGACTTATTGGGAGAGATAGAGCGACTCTTAAGAAGTCTCGGCGTAGAGCCGCAATTAGAAGTGGCAGACGTCACCACCACATTTGAACTTGATTACAGGACAAAGCCGAGGAAGGTGAGACTAGTGGCGAAGCCCTCTAGAGGTATAGCCAGAGTCTCTGGCGACGTGGTAATTCTATCCCCAGTTTACGACGAGCTAACCGGCACAGAAGTCAAGGGGGGAAAGGTTGTTGTGGATCTCCAGGGGTACATACGCTCAAGTACGCCTCCGCCTAGGGCCGATCTAGTCCACCTCTCTCACGACGATATGCAGATAGCTACCGAAGAGCTTGTTAAAATGGGGGAGAGGTGGCCTGTCGTAGTGTACACGTTGGGCGAGGAGGGGGCATACATAGTGGAGAGAGGCGTGCTGTACTACATCAACAGCGCGAGGTTGGAAATAAGCGACGTCACTGGAAGTGGCGACGTATTCCTCGCGGCGTTGACGTACTACCACTATGTTAAAAACCTCGGCGTGGTAGAGGCGGCATGTGAGGCGAGTAAAATAGTGGCAGGCTTTCTAGCAACTAGAAAAATAGTGAAATACAATTTTGAATGCGTCAAACGAGTTGTTCAATGGTTGCGATTCTAG
- a CDS encoding ABC transporter ATP-binding protein produces MPPLLEMRNVKMYYGTSRGTVKAVDGISFRLERGEAVALVGESGSGKSSLAFTIIRLLPRNVAEVGGEILFYDDELGVVDLMKMPEDEIRRKIRWKKISMVFQASMNALNPILRVQDQMIEPLVLHLGLSKQEAVKIAEEALRSVGLARDVLMRYPFELSGGMKQRVVIAMAIMMRPRLVILDEPTSALDVITQANIMNLLKELKTKFDLSYILITHDIALASEIADKIGVMYAGKLVEVAPADVFFRKPKHPYSQKLLAAMPTLREEKTIEHIPGDVPSLINPPSGCRFHPRCPYVIKGKCEKEEPATKEVEGSLVACWLY; encoded by the coding sequence ATGCCTCCTCTTCTAGAGATGCGTAATGTTAAGATGTATTACGGCACGTCTAGAGGCACGGTTAAGGCGGTGGACGGTATTTCCTTTAGGTTAGAGCGAGGTGAGGCTGTGGCGCTGGTGGGGGAGAGCGGGAGTGGAAAGAGTTCTCTCGCCTTTACAATTATTAGACTTCTACCACGGAATGTTGCTGAGGTAGGCGGCGAGATATTGTTTTACGACGATGAGCTGGGGGTGGTGGATTTGATGAAAATGCCAGAGGACGAAATAAGGAGGAAGATTCGTTGGAAGAAAATTTCCATGGTGTTCCAGGCATCTATGAATGCTCTAAATCCTATTTTGAGAGTTCAGGATCAGATGATAGAGCCACTTGTCCTACACCTAGGGCTTTCTAAACAGGAGGCGGTTAAGATCGCTGAGGAGGCTTTGAGATCTGTGGGGCTGGCGAGAGACGTCTTAATGAGATACCCCTTTGAGCTTTCCGGAGGCATGAAGCAGAGAGTAGTTATTGCCATGGCGATAATGATGAGGCCCAGGCTAGTGATACTAGACGAGCCCACCTCGGCGCTCGACGTCATCACACAAGCAAATATTATGAATTTGCTAAAGGAGCTAAAGACAAAATTTGACTTGTCATACATCCTCATCACCCATGACATAGCCCTAGCTTCTGAAATTGCCGACAAAATAGGCGTTATGTACGCAGGCAAGCTTGTAGAAGTGGCGCCGGCCGACGTGTTCTTCCGCAAGCCCAAACACCCCTACTCGCAGAAGCTCCTTGCCGCCATGCCTACCCTACGCGAGGAGAAGACAATAGAGCACATTCCTGGGGATGTGCCAAGCCTCATAAACCCCCCCAGCGGTTGCCGCTTCCACCCAAGATGCCCCTATGTAATAAAAGGAAAATGCGAAAAAGAGGAGCCGGCGACAAAGGAAGTGGAGGGAAGCCTAGTTGCTTGTTGGCTGTATTAA
- a CDS encoding ABC transporter ATP-binding protein, producing the protein MPLLEVKDLKTWFPVKKGLFSPVKYVKAVDGVSFALENGEVLAVIGESGSGKTTLGRTILRLIEPTGGKIIFEGKDITHLPESQLRWYRFSTAMVFQDPFSSLNPYHTIEYILEEPLILRGVPPKERYEAVVKALEEVRLTPPDDFLKKYPHMLSGGQRQRVGIARALITRPKFVVADEPVSMLDVSIRAEILSLMRSLQSKYGITMIYITHDIATAKYLADKILVMYAGKMVEYGPFRDVIKEPLHPYTQALIEALPDPDPTNRFKIRKVPPGEPPSLVNPPGGCRFHPRCPLVIKGKCEREEPRLVEKKPGHLVSCWLY; encoded by the coding sequence ATGCCTCTGCTAGAGGTTAAGGACCTCAAAACCTGGTTCCCGGTGAAGAAGGGGCTTTTCAGCCCAGTTAAATATGTCAAGGCCGTAGACGGGGTGAGCTTCGCCTTAGAAAACGGGGAGGTGCTCGCCGTAATTGGCGAATCGGGGTCTGGGAAGACTACGCTTGGGAGGACTATTCTAAGGCTTATAGAGCCCACTGGCGGAAAGATAATTTTCGAAGGGAAAGACATCACTCACCTCCCGGAGAGCCAGCTTAGGTGGTACAGGTTTTCAACAGCCATGGTGTTTCAAGACCCCTTCAGCTCCCTGAACCCGTACCACACGATTGAGTACATCCTCGAGGAGCCCCTGATATTAAGAGGGGTGCCCCCCAAGGAGAGGTACGAGGCTGTGGTGAAGGCTTTGGAGGAGGTGAGGCTAACCCCGCCCGACGACTTTCTTAAGAAATATCCCCACATGCTGAGCGGCGGCCAGAGACAGCGCGTGGGCATCGCCCGGGCTTTAATAACGAGGCCTAAATTCGTCGTGGCCGACGAGCCTGTTTCCATGCTCGACGTCTCTATCAGAGCGGAGATCTTGTCGCTAATGAGATCCCTCCAGTCTAAATACGGCATAACGATGATCTACATCACGCACGACATAGCCACTGCGAAGTACTTAGCGGATAAGATCTTGGTAATGTACGCAGGCAAAATGGTGGAGTACGGGCCTTTTAGAGATGTAATAAAGGAGCCGCTCCACCCATACACACAAGCTTTAATAGAGGCGTTGCCCGACCCAGACCCCACGAACAGGTTTAAGATTAGGAAAGTCCCGCCCGGCGAGCCGCCTAGCCTCGTCAACCCCCCCGGCGGCTGCCGCTTCCACCCAAGATGCCCCCTTGTGATTAAGGGGAAGTGCGAGAGGGAGGAGCCTAGGCTCGTTGAGAAGAAGCCAGGACACTTAGTCTCCTGCTGGTTGTATTAG
- a CDS encoding 30S ribosomal protein S4e — translation MVHLRKSLAPYWWPIPRKAGGVWAIRPSPGPHSLAYSLPLAMVIRDVLKYAKTMREARYIISRGYVKVDGVVRRDYKFPVGLMDVVEIVPTGEVYRVVPDSEKYYNLLPIPSEESSMKLLRVEGKTAVKGGKLQLHFHDGRNLITTPELGRQIKTFDSVLYDLQNKSIKMHIPLKLGVNVLAIHGSNVGFAGVLHEIVWTLKRRQSVVAIKRGDEVRRTILGYVMAVGAESPVVKISP, via the coding sequence ATGGTACATCTAAGAAAGTCGCTGGCTCCGTACTGGTGGCCTATACCGAGAAAAGCTGGCGGCGTGTGGGCTATAAGGCCGTCGCCGGGGCCCCACAGCCTAGCCTATTCACTGCCCCTGGCGATGGTTATTAGAGACGTGTTGAAATATGCCAAGACTATGCGCGAGGCGAGGTATATAATATCTCGGGGCTATGTAAAAGTTGACGGGGTGGTGAGGAGAGACTACAAATTCCCGGTGGGCCTCATGGACGTGGTGGAGATTGTGCCGACTGGCGAGGTGTACAGAGTGGTGCCAGATTCAGAGAAATACTACAACCTCCTCCCCATTCCCTCTGAAGAGTCCTCGATGAAATTGTTGAGAGTAGAGGGCAAAACAGCCGTAAAAGGCGGCAAGCTACAGCTACACTTCCACGACGGGAGAAACCTCATCACTACTCCGGAGCTGGGGAGACAGATAAAGACCTTTGACTCTGTGCTGTACGATTTACAGAACAAAAGTATAAAGATGCATATACCGCTGAAACTCGGCGTTAATGTGCTTGCAATCCACGGCAGCAACGTAGGCTTCGCCGGCGTACTACATGAAATCGTCTGGACACTAAAACGGAGGCAGTCGGTAGTTGCCATAAAGAGAGGCGACGAGGTTAGGAGGACAATTCTCGGATACGTAATGGCGGTAGGTGCGGAGTCGCCGGTAGTGAAAATATCTCCCTAG
- the rplX gene encoding 50S ribosomal protein L24, whose translation MPFTTSAQPRKQRLSLYEAPPHLRRKLFNAKLSPELAKKLGVKRLPVRRGDTVLILRGDFKGVRGKVVRVDTKKIRIYVEGATRTNSKGQTVYYPIHPSKVMIVEVDTSDKARQKIIERRKK comes from the coding sequence ATGCCATTCACCACATCTGCGCAGCCTAGAAAACAACGGCTTAGTCTATACGAGGCTCCGCCCCACCTGCGGCGTAAGTTATTCAACGCAAAGCTGTCGCCCGAGCTGGCTAAGAAGCTAGGTGTAAAGAGACTGCCGGTGAGGCGCGGGGACACTGTGTTGATTTTAAGAGGCGACTTCAAAGGCGTGAGAGGTAAAGTTGTCAGAGTCGACACCAAGAAGATCCGTATATATGTAGAGGGCGCCACTAGAACCAACAGCAAGGGGCAGACTGTGTACTACCCCATACACCCAAGCAAGGTGATGATAGTGGAGGTCGACACATCCGACAAGGCTAGGCAAAAAATAATAGAGAGGAGAAAGAAGTAG
- a CDS encoding MBL fold metallo-hydrolase, producing MKMRFLGGAGEVGRLAVLIKAASNGILLDYGVSFDANDRPVFPLHVRPKDLTATFLSHAHLDHSGGLPSLYVSTKTPLYSTPLTMELSDLMYADAIKLSGYYLPYTLDEVREAMSSAIPLTYGEPVEIGRDAVVTAYNAGHIPGSAMAVIEAEGRVVVFTGDFNTVDTNMLRGADVYNLPRRPDVVIMEATYASTDHPPREKLEEEFTRSVKEVLEGGGSVLIPSFALGRAQEILLTLVKHGVDSYPIYVDGLARQINQIVGRYPHLLRDPGLYKKALEISIEVPNTYVRKGAMEEPSVIITPAGMLKGGAALFYFKKLAQNRKNGIFLPSFQAPNTPGFQILSKGYAVVDGSTVKVEARLEWFDFSAHAGRGEIEAFIKRFAPETKIILVHTDPSTSAPLVSKLAEEGFDNIYLPTAPGEEISL from the coding sequence ATGAAGATGCGGTTTCTTGGCGGGGCTGGTGAGGTTGGAAGACTTGCCGTGTTAATCAAAGCAGCGTCTAATGGCATTTTATTAGACTACGGCGTTTCTTTTGACGCAAATGATAGACCAGTCTTCCCCCTCCACGTCCGTCCCAAAGATCTCACGGCTACTTTCCTAAGCCACGCCCATCTTGACCACAGCGGGGGGCTCCCATCTCTTTACGTGTCTACCAAAACACCGCTGTACTCCACCCCACTCACGATGGAGCTAAGCGACTTGATGTACGCCGACGCCATAAAGCTGTCGGGCTACTACCTCCCCTACACTCTGGATGAGGTTAGGGAGGCCATGTCAAGCGCCATACCCCTCACCTATGGAGAGCCAGTGGAGATAGGACGTGACGCCGTTGTCACCGCCTACAACGCTGGACATATCCCGGGTAGCGCCATGGCTGTAATTGAGGCCGAGGGGAGGGTTGTGGTGTTTACTGGAGATTTTAACACGGTGGATACTAATATGCTCAGGGGCGCGGATGTATACAACCTGCCCCGGCGCCCCGACGTTGTTATTATGGAGGCCACGTACGCGTCGACGGACCACCCGCCGCGGGAGAAGCTAGAGGAAGAGTTTACACGTTCTGTTAAGGAGGTGTTGGAAGGCGGCGGATCTGTGTTAATACCCTCCTTCGCCCTCGGTCGGGCACAGGAGATTTTGCTTACTCTTGTTAAACACGGTGTAGACAGCTATCCAATTTACGTAGATGGACTGGCTAGGCAGATCAACCAGATTGTGGGTAGGTACCCGCACTTACTAAGAGATCCGGGGCTTTACAAAAAAGCTCTTGAGATCTCTATTGAAGTGCCTAACACATACGTGAGAAAGGGAGCCATGGAGGAGCCCTCCGTAATAATTACTCCAGCTGGTATGTTGAAGGGGGGCGCCGCGCTTTTCTATTTTAAGAAACTCGCCCAGAATAGGAAAAACGGGATATTTCTCCCGTCTTTCCAGGCGCCTAACACGCCGGGCTTCCAGATACTGAGCAAAGGCTACGCGGTTGTCGACGGCAGTACTGTAAAGGTAGAGGCGAGGCTTGAGTGGTTTGACTTCAGCGCACACGCCGGCAGGGGGGAGATCGAGGCTTTTATAAAGCGGTTTGCACCTGAGACAAAAATCATACTGGTGCACACCGATCCCTCGACATCAGCTCCGCTGGTGAGTAAACTAGCGGAGGAGGGCTTCGACAATATATACCTCCCCACGGCCCCCGGCGAAGAAATTTCCCTATAG
- a CDS encoding NUDIX hydrolase, whose protein sequence is MKRCMVASGVLIERGKVLMIRHRRLGVYIYPGGHVEPHETPLETLKREFEEETGLVVEPVGLLHGIKDENVIERPLPLVVLEEVVKYPEETHIHFDLVYLVRRAGGVLREGMWIDVSEIDEIETYPNVRQVVRLASEAIYRLGNV, encoded by the coding sequence ATGAAAAGGTGCATGGTCGCAAGTGGGGTTCTGATAGAGAGAGGAAAAGTGTTAATGATTAGGCATAGACGTTTGGGCGTATATATATACCCAGGGGGTCATGTTGAGCCTCACGAGACGCCTCTAGAGACTCTTAAACGAGAGTTTGAGGAGGAGACAGGCCTCGTCGTGGAGCCCGTGGGTCTTCTCCACGGTATAAAAGACGAGAACGTGATAGAGAGACCACTGCCCCTCGTCGTGCTTGAGGAGGTAGTAAAGTACCCCGAGGAGACTCATATACACTTCGATTTGGTGTATCTAGTTCGCAGAGCCGGCGGCGTATTGAGGGAGGGTATGTGGATAGACGTGAGTGAGATAGACGAGATAGAGACGTACCCAAACGTGCGCCAAGTCGTTAGACTAGCCTCAGAGGCAATATATAGACTGGGTAATGTTTAA